The following are encoded in a window of Fusarium oxysporum f. sp. lycopersici 4287 chromosome 5, whole genome shotgun sequence genomic DNA:
- a CDS encoding 2,3-bisphosphoglycerate-dependent phosphoglycerate mutase, with amino-acid sequence MVGASVYKTAFTLLRIPSRTNTKITMTFKLILLRHGQSTWNEKNLFTGWEDVGITQNGCAEATQAGALLKRHNHLPDLSHTSLLRRAITTGNIVLDSSDRHWIPVTKSWRLNERHYGALQGLNKKTTAEKYGDEQVKIWRRSYDVQPPPMSDDAYQKQNEYTRLQDQSIQAPRTESLEDVVARVEPYWKECIIPDLRSGKTVLVAAHGNSLRALVKIIDCLGDEEVVELNIPTGTPIVYEFDDSLRPVVKGGKWLQE; translated from the coding sequence ATGGTAGGAGCAAGCGTCTATAAAACGGCGTTTACTTTACTTAGGATTCCCAGTCGAACAAATACCAAAATCACAATgacttttaaattaatacttCTTCGACATGGCCAGAGCACCTGGAATGAAAAGAACCTTTTCACGGGCTGGGAAGACGTGGGTATCACTCAAAACGGCTGCGCTGAAGCAACTCAGGCTGGGGCGCTATTAAAGAGACACAATCACCTACCAGACTTGAGTCATACCTCGCTACTGCGACGTGCAATCACGACAGGCAATATTGTACTCGACTCATCAGACCGTCACTGGATTCCCGTTACGAAAAGCTGGAGACTCAATGAGCGCCACTACGGCGCATTACAAGGCCTCAATAAAAAGACCACGGCGGAGAAATACGGTGATGAGCAAGTCAAGATCTGGCGGCGCTCGTACGATGTTCAGCCGCCACCAATGTCTGACGACGCCTACCAGAAACAGAACGAGTATACGCGCTTGCAGGACCAATCCATCCAAGCCCCAAGAACAGAATCATTGGAAGACGTGGTGGCACGCGTGGAACCGTATTGGAAGGAGTGCATCATTCCTGACTTGAGATCTGGCAAGACTGTGCTTGTTGCGGCTCATGGGAATTCACTTCGTGCACTGGTTAAAATCATCGATTGCTTGGgggatgaagaggttgtcgAGCTGAATATCCCTACGGGGACACCTATTGTTTATGAGTTCGATGACAGTCTGCGGCCAGTAGTAAAGGGTGGCAAGTGGCTTCAAGagtaa